The following are encoded in a window of Halorarum salinum genomic DNA:
- a CDS encoding dicarboxylate/amino acid:cation symporter — MSTSPTRGYWQRYRSIPIVYRIGAAFVLGSLFGLLVGQPATRLQPLGDLFVRLLSMLIIPIVVFTLVMGARRLTPSNLGKIGGQVVVLYAITSAVAVAIGLAVANLINPGSGLQLGDAEAQTAEAPDIVEVFLGIVPENPIGAMASGDVLPTIFFAVVFGLALALVEQTTDREDIRNGVEAFYDLAEAGAEAMFKVVWGVMEYGVIGVFALMAAVFGEAGADALVPFALLIVTLALAVTLHIAVVHLGGIVALLVGQSPMGFLRGARDALITALSIRSSSGTLPVTMSNADENLQVEEEVYSFSLPLGATINMDGTALYQGVAAIFAANLVGVQLGLAEQFTVVAVAVLASVGAAGVPGTGLIMLTLVLTQLGLPLEVVGFVAGVDPILDRMRTMTNISGDLAVTTLVAKWNDAVDFTGGTWVPGGGTEGVAAADD, encoded by the coding sequence ATGTCAACCAGCCCCACTCGCGGGTACTGGCAGCGGTACCGTTCGATCCCGATCGTCTACCGGATCGGTGCGGCGTTCGTGCTCGGCTCGCTGTTCGGACTGCTCGTCGGGCAGCCGGCGACCCGACTCCAGCCCCTGGGGGACCTGTTCGTCAGGCTGCTGAGCATGCTCATCATCCCCATCGTCGTGTTCACGCTGGTGATGGGGGCCAGACGCCTCACCCCGAGCAACCTCGGGAAGATCGGCGGGCAGGTCGTCGTGCTGTACGCGATCACCTCCGCCGTCGCGGTCGCCATCGGCCTGGCGGTCGCGAACCTCATCAACCCCGGGAGCGGGCTCCAGCTCGGCGACGCCGAGGCGCAGACCGCCGAGGCGCCCGACATCGTCGAGGTGTTCCTCGGCATCGTGCCGGAGAACCCCATCGGCGCGATGGCGAGCGGGGACGTGCTCCCGACCATCTTCTTCGCGGTCGTGTTCGGGCTGGCGCTCGCGCTGGTCGAGCAGACGACCGACAGGGAGGACATCCGCAACGGCGTGGAGGCGTTCTACGACCTCGCGGAGGCGGGCGCCGAGGCGATGTTCAAGGTCGTCTGGGGCGTGATGGAGTACGGCGTCATCGGCGTGTTCGCGCTGATGGCGGCCGTGTTCGGCGAGGCCGGCGCCGACGCGCTCGTGCCGTTCGCGCTGCTCATCGTCACGCTCGCGCTGGCGGTGACGCTCCACATCGCAGTCGTCCACCTCGGCGGCATCGTCGCGCTGCTGGTCGGACAGTCGCCGATGGGCTTCCTCCGGGGCGCCCGGGACGCGCTCATCACCGCGCTCAGCATCCGCTCGTCCAGCGGGACGCTCCCGGTGACGATGTCGAACGCCGACGAGAACCTCCAGGTCGAGGAGGAGGTGTACAGCTTCTCGCTCCCGCTCGGCGCGACCATCAACATGGACGGAACCGCGCTGTACCAGGGGGTAGCGGCGATATTTGCCGCTAACTTGGTCGGCGTCCAGCTCGGGCTCGCCGAGCAGTTCACCGTCGTCGCGGTCGCCGTGCTGGCGAGCGTCGGCGCGGCCGGCGTCCCCGGCACGGGGCTCATCATGCTGACGCTCGTGTTGACCCAGCTCGGACTCCCGCTGGAGGTCGTCGGCTTCGTCGCCGGCGTCGACCCCATCCTCGACCGGATGCGGACGATGACGAACATCAGCGGCGACCTCGCCGTGACGACGCTCGTCGCCAAGTGGAACGACGCCGTGGACTTCACGGGCGGGACGTGGGTCCCCGGCGGCGGGACCGAGGGGGTCGCCGCCGCGGACGACTAG
- a CDS encoding DUF1611 domain-containing protein — protein sequence MSERVVVLAHEKFPDRSKTANGILRYGDREVVAVLDRDRAGERVRDHLPDVQDAPIVESFGDVDGPVDEFVVGIAPIGGGFDESWRPDVRAAIEAGCDVTAGLHYFLNEDEEFATLAAERGVTLTDVRKPHEGLTVSGARSGEVSADVVLTVGTDCSVGKMTATMELADAAEAAGIDACVIPTGQTGIMVEGWGNPVDRVVSDFTAGAVEEMILEKGDEHDLLIVEGQASIVHPAYSAVTCGILHGAMPDRLVLCHEAGREVVHGYEGFDLPPLAEYVDLYESLAAPVEEAEVVGGALNTSGVENDADAEAAVAEFGEAIDAPAADLVRFGAADLVEAIR from the coding sequence ATGAGCGAACGGGTCGTCGTCCTCGCCCACGAGAAGTTCCCCGACCGGTCGAAGACCGCCAACGGCATCCTCAGGTACGGCGACCGGGAGGTCGTCGCCGTGCTCGACCGCGACCGAGCGGGCGAGCGCGTCCGCGACCACCTCCCGGACGTCCAGGACGCGCCAATCGTCGAGTCGTTCGGCGACGTCGACGGACCCGTCGACGAGTTCGTCGTCGGCATCGCGCCCATCGGCGGCGGCTTCGACGAGTCCTGGCGGCCGGACGTGCGGGCGGCCATCGAGGCCGGCTGCGACGTGACCGCCGGGCTCCACTACTTCCTGAACGAGGACGAGGAGTTCGCGACGCTCGCGGCCGAACGCGGGGTCACCCTGACGGACGTCCGGAAGCCCCACGAGGGGCTCACCGTGAGCGGCGCGCGCTCGGGCGAGGTGAGCGCCGACGTCGTGCTGACGGTCGGCACCGACTGCTCGGTCGGGAAGATGACCGCGACGATGGAGCTCGCGGACGCGGCCGAGGCGGCCGGCATCGACGCCTGCGTGATCCCCACGGGCCAGACCGGCATCATGGTCGAGGGGTGGGGGAACCCGGTCGACCGCGTCGTGTCGGACTTCACCGCCGGCGCCGTCGAGGAGATGATCCTCGAGAAGGGCGACGAGCACGACCTGCTGATCGTCGAGGGGCAGGCGAGCATCGTCCACCCGGCCTACTCGGCGGTCACCTGCGGCATCCTCCACGGCGCGATGCCCGACCGGCTGGTGCTGTGTCACGAGGCAGGACGCGAGGTCGTCCACGGCTACGAGGGGTTCGACCTGCCGCCCCTCGCGGAGTACGTCGACCTGTACGAGTCGCTCGCGGCGCCCGTCGAGGAGGCCGAGGTCGTCGGCGGCGCGCTGAACACGTCCGGGGTCGAGAACGACGCCGACGCGGAGGCCGCGGTCGCGGAGTTCGGCGAGGCCATCGACGCGCCGGCCGCGGACCTCGTCCGGTTCGGCGCCGCGGACCTCGTGGAGGCGATCCGGTGA
- a CDS encoding dipeptide epimerase has product MTLSTSFERVSLPLEHDFTISRGTQTEAENVIVQIEDEGGTTGVGAAAPSAHYGETADTVEAVLPDLLAAVESVDDPHALAEVERRTREVVEDNPAARCAVSIALHDLAAKRLGVPLHRLWGLDPTDVPESSFTIGLDEIGTMREKTREAVAAGYGTLKLKLGTDRDREVVEAVREEAPDATIRVDANEAWTARETVANSRWLADLGVEFIEQPVPASDPEGLKFAYERSELPVAADESCVTLADVPRIADRCDVANLKLMKCGGLLEAKRMVHAARAHGLEVMLGCMIESNAVIAAGCQLAPLLDYADLDGSLLLAEDPFDGVAMPAGEIDLAGQTRNGTGAVEN; this is encoded by the coding sequence GTGACGCTGTCGACCTCCTTCGAGCGGGTGTCGCTCCCGCTCGAACACGACTTCACCATCTCGCGGGGGACACAGACCGAGGCCGAGAACGTGATCGTCCAGATCGAGGACGAAGGGGGGACGACCGGCGTCGGCGCCGCCGCGCCGTCGGCACACTACGGCGAGACGGCCGACACCGTCGAGGCCGTGCTCCCGGACCTGCTCGCCGCCGTCGAGTCGGTCGACGACCCGCACGCGCTCGCCGAGGTCGAGCGCCGGACCCGCGAGGTGGTCGAGGACAACCCCGCCGCGCGCTGTGCGGTCAGCATCGCCCTGCACGACCTCGCCGCGAAGCGGCTCGGCGTCCCGCTCCACCGCCTCTGGGGGCTCGACCCGACGGACGTCCCGGAGAGTTCGTTCACAATCGGGCTGGACGAAATCGGAACGATGCGGGAGAAGACCCGTGAGGCGGTGGCGGCGGGCTACGGGACGCTGAAGCTGAAGCTCGGCACCGACCGCGACCGGGAGGTCGTCGAGGCGGTCCGCGAGGAGGCGCCCGACGCGACGATCCGCGTGGACGCGAACGAGGCGTGGACGGCCCGCGAGACGGTGGCGAACAGCCGCTGGCTGGCCGACCTGGGCGTGGAGTTCATCGAACAGCCGGTTCCGGCCTCGGACCCCGAGGGGCTGAAGTTCGCCTACGAGCGCTCGGAACTCCCCGTCGCGGCCGACGAATCCTGCGTCACGCTCGCGGACGTCCCCCGGATCGCGGATCGGTGTGACGTCGCGAACCTGAAGCTGATGAAGTGCGGCGGCCTGCTGGAGGCGAAACGGATGGTCCACGCGGCGCGGGCCCACGGGCTGGAGGTGATGCTCGGCTGCATGATCGAGTCGAACGCCGTCATCGCCGCCGGCTGCCAGCTCGCGCCGCTGCTCGACTACGCCGACCTCGACGGGAGCCTGCTGCTCGCCGAGGACCCGTTCGACGGCGTCGCCATGCCGGCCGGGGAGATCGACCTGGCGGGGCAGACGCGGAACGGGACGGGCGCGGTCGAGAACTGA
- a CDS encoding HAD family hydrolase, whose amino-acid sequence MYDAVLFDVDLTLLAHDRTTEEVLARTFEAASVDGFCSADEFETAAERVARSGTESTDEFAYLARIFRVAGDDAGVDPDATALARAYDDALDHAAVSPLPGAEVVHELSDEYALGAVTNGRERTHAVKLSAVGLVDAFDAVVYGSDVDHVKPHPEPLERALSALDAAPERTLKVGDSLRKDVRPANDLGLTSAWIPHEADSRPPNAGDPQPDHRLGSLAELPDLL is encoded by the coding sequence GTGTACGACGCGGTCCTGTTCGACGTCGACCTGACGCTCCTGGCGCACGACCGGACGACGGAGGAGGTGCTCGCCCGGACGTTCGAGGCCGCGTCGGTCGACGGGTTCTGCTCCGCGGACGAGTTCGAGACGGCCGCAGAGCGCGTCGCCCGTTCGGGCACCGAATCGACCGACGAGTTCGCGTACCTCGCCCGGATCTTCCGGGTCGCGGGGGACGACGCCGGGGTCGACCCGGACGCGACGGCGCTCGCACGGGCGTACGACGACGCGCTCGACCACGCCGCGGTGTCGCCGCTGCCGGGCGCGGAGGTGGTCCACGAACTGTCGGACGAGTACGCGCTCGGCGCGGTGACGAACGGGCGGGAGCGGACCCACGCGGTAAAACTGTCGGCCGTGGGCCTCGTCGACGCGTTCGACGCCGTCGTCTACGGGAGCGACGTCGACCACGTGAAACCCCATCCGGAGCCGCTCGAGCGGGCGCTCTCCGCGCTCGACGCGGCGCCGGAACGGACGCTGAAGGTCGGTGACTCCCTCCGGAAGGACGTTCGACCGGCGAACGACCTCGGACTCACGTCGGCGTGGATCCCGCACGAAGCGGACTCGCGGCCCCCGAACGCGGGGGACCCTCAACCGGACCACCGACTGGGGTCGCTGGCGGAGCTTCCCGACCTGCTCTGA
- a CDS encoding inositol monophosphatase family protein, with translation MSERDAVERTAIEACLAGGRRLRVAFETGDTTVERFEHDVKSSADRESESAMLDVVTDRFPTHELDAEESGHHGGSADWRWVIDPLDGTNNFESGLPSFAAAVAVERAGTTELGVAYVPVADDLYVARRSDGVRYNGRPLATNEPDEGGSRAAVPEATVMSVVGHDVKLHEERAAVSRVLNEGVEDACKRRLESWSPTVHWGLLARGALDGALCYRPDEEEQLFGELLAGEAGLVIERGEEWYVAGRTPELAGSLADIAAGAVDPGTTADAGAEPSEG, from the coding sequence GTGAGCGAGCGCGACGCGGTCGAGCGGACGGCGATCGAGGCGTGTCTCGCCGGCGGACGGCGGCTCCGCGTCGCCTTCGAGACCGGCGACACGACCGTGGAGCGGTTCGAGCACGACGTCAAGTCCAGCGCCGACCGGGAGTCCGAGTCGGCGATGCTCGACGTGGTGACCGACCGGTTCCCGACCCACGAGCTCGACGCCGAGGAGTCGGGCCACCACGGGGGGAGCGCGGACTGGCGCTGGGTGATCGACCCCCTCGACGGGACGAACAACTTCGAGTCGGGGCTCCCGTCGTTCGCCGCGGCGGTCGCCGTCGAGCGCGCCGGGACCACCGAACTCGGCGTCGCGTACGTCCCCGTCGCAGACGACCTGTACGTGGCGCGCCGGTCGGACGGAGTCCGGTACAACGGCCGGCCGCTGGCGACGAACGAACCGGACGAGGGGGGGTCCCGCGCGGCGGTCCCCGAGGCGACGGTGATGTCCGTCGTCGGCCACGATGTCAAACTCCACGAGGAACGTGCGGCGGTCTCGCGGGTGCTGAACGAGGGGGTCGAGGACGCCTGCAAGCGACGCCTCGAGAGCTGGAGCCCGACCGTCCACTGGGGGCTGCTGGCCCGCGGGGCGCTGGACGGCGCGCTCTGCTACCGGCCCGACGAGGAGGAACAGCTGTTCGGCGAACTCCTCGCGGGGGAGGCGGGACTCGTGATCGAGCGGGGCGAGGAGTGGTACGTCGCGGGTCGAACGCCGGAGCTCGCCGGCTCGCTCGCGGACATCGCGGCGGGCGCGGTCGATCCCGGGACGACGGCCGACGCCGGAGCCGAACCGAGCGAGGGATGA
- a CDS encoding PspA/IM30 family protein yields the protein MGILSRASYVIRSKFNAILNRAEDPTETLDYSYEQMRDELQQVKQGIADLTTQKKRLEIQKRRLEENVEKHNEQAREAVQQDREDLARRALEKKKSKMNQIEDLEGQIADLQNTQDQLVEKKDELQNRIDEFRTKKETMKARYEAAEASSRVSEAMTGVGDEMADVSRSIERAEERTEEMEARSQAMDELEETGAFEDALSDEDAIDRELSSGRTDREVDAELDTLKAELGKGDAEPEAEADGRESVAADGDVEPADEEVEAELEELRNEEDESS from the coding sequence ATGGGAATCCTCTCTCGTGCGTCCTACGTCATCCGCTCGAAGTTCAACGCGATCCTGAACCGGGCGGAGGACCCGACCGAGACGCTCGATTACAGCTACGAGCAGATGCGCGACGAACTCCAGCAGGTGAAACAGGGCATCGCGGACCTGACGACCCAGAAGAAGCGCCTGGAGATCCAGAAGCGCCGCCTGGAGGAGAACGTCGAGAAGCACAACGAGCAGGCCCGCGAGGCGGTCCAGCAGGACCGCGAGGACCTCGCGCGGCGCGCGCTCGAGAAGAAGAAGTCCAAGATGAACCAGATCGAGGACCTCGAGGGCCAGATCGCCGACCTCCAGAACACCCAGGACCAGCTCGTCGAGAAGAAGGACGAACTGCAGAACCGCATCGACGAGTTCCGGACGAAGAAGGAGACGATGAAGGCGCGCTACGAGGCCGCCGAGGCGTCCTCGCGCGTCTCGGAGGCGATGACCGGCGTCGGCGACGAGATGGCCGACGTGAGCCGGTCCATCGAGCGCGCCGAGGAGCGCACCGAGGAGATGGAGGCCCGCTCGCAGGCGATGGACGAACTGGAGGAGACCGGCGCGTTCGAGGACGCGCTCTCGGACGAGGACGCCATCGACCGCGAGCTCTCGTCGGGGCGCACCGACCGGGAGGTCGACGCCGAACTGGACACGCTGAAGGCCGAACTCGGCAAGGGCGACGCGGAACCGGAGGCCGAAGCGGACGGCCGGGAGTCGGTCGCGGCCGACGGCGACGTCGAACCCGCCGACGAGGAGGTCGAGGCGGAACTCGAGGAGCTACGGAACGAGGAGGACGAGTCCTCCTAA
- a CDS encoding alpha/beta hydrolase, which translates to MTDGDDGAGGGSGTGDDSTADGDPAADGDPAADGGTVSDGETVLVPGGRDVRATLDVAPGAATAGREHDACVVACPPHPQHRGNRGDARLRAVGDALTDRGVDCLRFDYGDWDGGRGELVDARNAVGWARERYDAVGLFGFSFGGCIALNAAAGTGAAADAAPGVAAVSVLSPARRLPADLDSVAALDDIDCPVQVVYGARDDTVDWEPTVERARELGHEVVEFAADHFYVGRAGRVGETVGGWLAERV; encoded by the coding sequence ATGACCGACGGCGACGACGGGGCGGGTGGCGGCTCCGGGACGGGAGACGACTCCACGGCGGACGGCGACCCCGCGGCCGACGGCGACCCCGCGGCCGACGGCGGCACCGTCTCCGACGGCGAAACCGTGCTGGTTCCGGGCGGGCGCGACGTGCGGGCGACGCTCGACGTGGCCCCCGGGGCCGCAACTGCGGGACGCGAGCACGACGCCTGCGTGGTCGCCTGCCCGCCCCACCCCCAGCACCGGGGGAACCGGGGCGACGCGCGCCTCCGGGCCGTCGGCGACGCGCTGACCGACCGCGGGGTCGACTGTCTCCGGTTCGACTACGGCGACTGGGACGGGGGCCGGGGCGAACTCGTCGACGCGCGCAACGCGGTCGGCTGGGCGCGCGAGCGGTACGACGCGGTCGGGCTGTTCGGCTTCAGCTTCGGGGGCTGTATCGCGCTGAACGCCGCGGCCGGGACCGGCGCCGCCGCCGACGCGGCCCCCGGCGTCGCCGCCGTCAGCGTGCTCTCGCCGGCCCGGCGGCTCCCCGCGGACCTCGACTCGGTCGCGGCGCTGGACGACATCGACTGTCCGGTACAGGTCGTGTACGGCGCCCGCGACGACACGGTGGACTGGGAGCCGACCGTCGAGCGCGCCCGCGAACTCGGCCACGAGGTGGTCGAGTTCGCGGCGGACCACTTCTACGTCGGGCGGGCGGGGAGGGTCGGCGAGACGGTCGGCGGGTGGCTAGCCGAGCGGGTCTGA
- a CDS encoding transcription factor S, which yields MQFCEECGSMMVSEDGVMVCTSCGHAEERDEDLASRFVSTEEQSEDDVIETEEGANFEGKPTSNDVTCEKCGHGVAWYTIKQTGAADEPPTRFFKCKECGYRWREYN from the coding sequence ATGCAGTTCTGTGAGGAGTGCGGTTCGATGATGGTCTCCGAGGACGGCGTCATGGTCTGTACCTCGTGTGGCCACGCGGAGGAACGCGACGAGGACCTCGCCTCCCGGTTCGTCTCGACCGAGGAGCAGAGCGAGGACGACGTGATCGAGACGGAGGAGGGCGCGAACTTCGAGGGGAAGCCGACCTCGAACGACGTGACCTGCGAGAAGTGCGGCCACGGGGTCGCGTGGTACACCATCAAACAGACCGGGGCCGCGGACGAACCGCCGACGCGCTTCTTCAAGTGCAAGGAGTGCGGGTATCGGTGGCGGGAGTACAACTGA
- a CDS encoding CopG family transcriptional regulator, which yields MAGEQVEGLPDELREWVGSRAAETGRTQAEVLARATTAYRLLSEHGGELPPVGGDGSEEAGGSLAGFDAAVGDLDDRVAAVEDHLEAMIDDVRSRIVQVKRETDGKADADHDHPDLRRSAETAEVLGDDVEDLRADLDALESTFEEGFANYEEVLGYLTDAAEDLEVKADTLASVLATVRTRLGNLEAREARARAAAELKDEANRLGVGTATCGACSSPVRLGLLSAPECPTCGGTFEEVEPPAGFFGSATLTVGRRPALEGDTAEEPGPEDIFEDG from the coding sequence ATGGCCGGGGAACAGGTAGAGGGGTTGCCGGACGAACTCCGCGAGTGGGTGGGCTCCCGCGCGGCGGAGACCGGCCGCACGCAGGCGGAGGTGCTCGCCAGGGCGACGACCGCCTACCGCCTCCTCAGCGAGCACGGGGGCGAACTCCCGCCGGTCGGCGGCGACGGGAGCGAGGAGGCGGGCGGAAGCCTCGCCGGCTTCGACGCAGCGGTCGGGGACCTGGACGACCGGGTCGCCGCCGTCGAGGACCACCTCGAGGCGATGATCGACGACGTGCGGAGCCGCATCGTCCAGGTGAAACGCGAGACCGACGGGAAGGCCGACGCGGACCACGACCATCCCGACCTCCGCCGGTCCGCCGAGACGGCGGAGGTCCTCGGGGACGACGTGGAGGACCTCAGGGCGGACCTCGACGCGCTCGAATCGACGTTCGAGGAGGGGTTCGCCAACTACGAGGAGGTGCTGGGGTACCTCACCGACGCCGCCGAGGACCTGGAGGTGAAGGCCGACACGCTCGCCTCGGTGCTCGCGACGGTCCGGACGAGGCTCGGGAACCTGGAGGCGCGCGAGGCGCGCGCGCGCGCCGCGGCGGAGCTGAAGGACGAGGCGAACCGACTCGGCGTCGGGACGGCGACGTGTGGCGCCTGCAGTTCGCCGGTACGGCTCGGCCTGCTGTCGGCGCCCGAGTGTCCCACCTGCGGCGGCACGTTCGAGGAGGTCGAACCCCCCGCGGGCTTCTTCGGTTCGGCGACGCTGACGGTCGGACGCCGGCCCGCCCTGGAGGGCGACACGGCCGAGGAACCCGGCCCGGAGGACATCTTCGAGGATGGCTGA
- a CDS encoding RAD55 family ATPase, which yields MARLPFGVAQLDSVLGGGAPAGNAVLVAGESGAGAREFVYTCAAMNTLAEADPELFDLYYGDLDDEAVLPEETHYISFTAGEEYVERELGYTMADDVVDAVVGPMRFADFSPEYFQLSSIPREWYAGEATSLRDLGKGASRDGVLTALGEYLTEHAPGNLVVVDSVTDLIGARGGEVTWEDVAMLVRGLGKAAHSWGGLLLVLANTDTIDDRQLGQLVDASDGTFQFDWETGGSKRARTMVVREFRGVLSQLEAENVVRFETEIHEGGLDISDVRKIR from the coding sequence ATGGCTCGCCTACCGTTCGGCGTGGCGCAACTGGACTCCGTGCTCGGCGGCGGGGCCCCGGCGGGGAACGCCGTGCTCGTCGCCGGCGAATCCGGCGCCGGCGCCCGCGAGTTCGTCTACACCTGCGCGGCGATGAACACGCTCGCGGAGGCGGACCCGGAGCTGTTCGACCTCTACTACGGCGACCTCGACGACGAGGCCGTCCTCCCGGAGGAGACCCACTACATCTCCTTCACGGCCGGCGAGGAGTACGTCGAGCGCGAACTCGGCTACACGATGGCCGACGACGTCGTCGACGCCGTCGTGGGGCCGATGCGGTTCGCGGACTTCTCCCCGGAGTACTTCCAGCTCTCCTCGATCCCCCGCGAGTGGTACGCGGGCGAGGCGACCTCGTTGCGGGACCTCGGGAAGGGGGCGAGCCGCGACGGCGTGCTGACGGCGCTCGGCGAGTATCTCACCGAGCACGCGCCCGGTAACCTCGTCGTCGTCGACTCGGTGACCGATCTCATCGGCGCCCGCGGCGGGGAGGTGACGTGGGAGGACGTGGCGATGCTGGTCCGCGGGCTGGGGAAGGCGGCCCACTCCTGGGGCGGGCTGCTGCTCGTGCTCGCGAACACCGACACGATCGACGATCGGCAGCTCGGCCAGCTCGTCGACGCGAGCGACGGCACGTTCCAGTTCGACTGGGAGACAGGCGGTTCCAAGCGCGCCCGGACGATGGTCGTGCGGGAGTTCCGTGGCGTGCTCTCCCAACTCGAGGCGGAGAACGTCGTCCGCTTCGAGACGGAGATCCACGAGGGCGGGCTGGACATCAGCGACGTGCGGAAGATCAGGTGA
- a CDS encoding beta-ribofuranosylaminobenzene 5'-phosphate synthase family protein — protein METGARLHFGFGNLSLAHGRLYGAAGVGVDGPHVRLTAAPAADVVCDHAIARRYAERVSSLLDVPGARIEVERTLPRHMGLGSGTQLSLAVLAGVARAYDRDPRVRERAPALGRGGRSGVGVAAFEDGGFVLDAGHPTARFTTDRPADGDWTVPPVAAHHDVPDDWRFLLVVPDAEPGRADGAEDDSMRAVVEDADPGVADRVAGVVQRRLLPAIAEESVERFGDAVAEVGRLNGAWFADEQGGVYRPPVGELVAALDGSPAVFGAGQSSWGPTVYGVTDVDHADAALDAGERALDAAGVEGDASVVRARNEGAEVSTGAGF, from the coding sequence GTGGAGACCGGCGCGCGCCTCCACTTCGGATTCGGCAACCTCAGCCTCGCGCACGGGCGGCTCTACGGCGCGGCCGGCGTCGGCGTCGACGGCCCCCACGTCCGCCTGACCGCCGCTCCCGCCGCCGACGTCGTCTGCGACCACGCGATCGCCCGGCGGTACGCCGAGCGGGTCAGTTCGCTCCTCGACGTTCCGGGCGCCAGGATCGAGGTGGAGCGGACGCTCCCGCGACACATGGGGCTCGGGAGCGGGACGCAGCTCTCGCTCGCGGTGCTGGCCGGCGTCGCCCGAGCGTACGACCGCGACCCGCGCGTCCGCGAGCGGGCGCCGGCGCTGGGACGCGGCGGGCGCTCCGGGGTCGGCGTCGCCGCGTTCGAGGACGGCGGCTTCGTCCTCGACGCGGGCCACCCGACCGCGCGGTTCACCACCGACCGGCCGGCCGACGGGGACTGGACGGTCCCGCCCGTCGCGGCCCACCACGACGTCCCCGACGACTGGCGGTTCCTGCTCGTGGTCCCGGACGCCGAACCGGGGCGGGCGGACGGCGCGGAGGACGACTCGATGCGGGCGGTCGTCGAGGACGCCGACCCCGGGGTGGCCGACCGCGTCGCGGGCGTCGTCCAGCGGCGCCTGCTCCCCGCGATCGCCGAGGAGTCGGTCGAGCGGTTCGGCGACGCCGTCGCCGAGGTCGGTCGGCTCAACGGCGCCTGGTTCGCCGACGAGCAGGGGGGCGTCTACCGCCCGCCGGTGGGCGAACTCGTCGCCGCCCTCGACGGCTCACCCGCGGTGTTCGGCGCCGGGCAGTCCTCCTGGGGCCCGACGGTCTACGGCGTCACCGACGTCGACCACGCCGACGCGGCCCTCGACGCCGGCGAACGCGCCCTGGACGCGGCCGGCGTGGAGGGCGACGCCTCGGTCGTCCGCGCGCGGAACGAGGGCGCCGAGGTTTCGACGGGCGCCGGCTTCTGA
- a CDS encoding HAD family hydrolase — translation MVYDAIVFDNDGVLVGRTSYDVLHGAAWDAFDALSVADPDPEHVESMVIGVTPKQVESVCATYDLTPGEFWAIRDRTAFEAQRREVRAGRKDLYEDVEALRDIAAPLGIVSSNQQETVDFLLDHFGVADLFGTAYGREPTVESLTHKKPNSHYLERALADLDAETALFVGDNETDVEAAHNAGVDSAFIRRPHREDHDLSVSPTYDVRDLHDVVALCR, via the coding sequence ATGGTATACGATGCGATCGTGTTCGACAACGACGGCGTGCTCGTCGGGCGGACGAGCTACGACGTCCTCCACGGGGCCGCGTGGGACGCCTTCGACGCGCTCTCGGTAGCGGACCCGGACCCCGAACACGTCGAGTCGATGGTGATCGGCGTCACCCCGAAGCAGGTCGAGTCGGTCTGTGCGACCTACGACCTCACGCCGGGGGAGTTCTGGGCGATCCGCGATCGGACCGCGTTCGAGGCCCAGCGCCGGGAGGTCCGCGCCGGTCGGAAGGACCTGTACGAGGACGTCGAGGCGCTCCGCGACATCGCCGCGCCGCTCGGCATCGTCTCCTCGAACCAGCAGGAGACGGTCGACTTCCTGCTCGACCACTTCGGCGTCGCCGACCTCTTCGGGACCGCCTACGGCCGGGAGCCGACCGTCGAGAGCCTGACTCACAAGAAGCCGAACAGCCACTACCTCGAGCGCGCGCTCGCGGACCTGGACGCCGAGACGGCGCTGTTCGTCGGCGACAACGAGACCGACGTCGAGGCGGCCCACAACGCCGGCGTCGACTCGGCGTTCATCCGTCGGCCGCACCGCGAGGACCACGACCTGTCCGTCTCGCCCACCTACGACGTGCGTGACCTCCACGACGTCGTCGCGCTCTGCCGGTGA
- a CDS encoding Hsp20/alpha crystallin family protein, giving the protein MSTLREALRDLPAAVFADLLEGEERYLLVVDLPGATAETTEVTVEGGRLRVEARREKDAPQGFEYLREDRELFLDADLPLPPDATDEGAEASMDRGVLEVSLPKRAAAVDRTIPVTDA; this is encoded by the coding sequence ATGTCGACACTGCGCGAGGCGCTCCGGGACCTCCCCGCGGCGGTGTTCGCCGACCTGCTCGAGGGCGAGGAGCGCTACCTCCTCGTCGTCGACCTCCCCGGGGCGACCGCCGAGACGACCGAAGTGACCGTCGAAGGCGGGCGCCTCCGTGTCGAGGCCCGCCGCGAGAAGGACGCCCCCCAGGGGTTCGAGTACCTGCGCGAGGACCGCGAACTGTTCCTCGACGCCGACCTCCCGCTCCCGCCGGACGCGACCGACGAGGGCGCCGAGGCGTCGATGGACCGCGGCGTCCTCGAGGTCAGCCTCCCCAAGCGGGCGGCCGCGGTCGACCGAACCATCCCCGTCACGGACGCGTAG